Genomic window (Oryza sativa Japonica Group chromosome 3, ASM3414082v1):
TTATGTACTTTCATGTATAGAAAGTTAACTCATTAAATTATGAACTCCATTGTGTGTCGATCAGTATTGATCAAGAATATAAAACCATCTTCTAGCAAACCTGTTTTGTAGTACTGTTTTTCTCCGTTTCTTGTTTTATCTTTTGACTTAGATGTGTCGCTTTACTTCTGCAGACGGCCGGCACGTACACGAGCGAATTAATAATTTCTGCTTTACATATACACGCGGtatatatatcgatatatacgTTGTTaattactacctctgttttttattatataatgGCATTAACCCTTTTTACAtacgtttgactattcatctttttctttaaattttttgtgtaaatataaaagatttaggtttaagtcatgcttaaagaatatttgatgataaatcaagttacaataaaataaataataattacataaattttgaaaaaaaaaataatggtcaaacgtatataaaaaatcaatggcatcatatatattattaaaaaccGAAAGGAATAATTCGAAAGCAGTAATAATATAGAATAGGACGATCGACGTGCAAAAGTCGTCCATTTCGATCGATACCTTTGCAGATCGATTTTGTCTTGACTCACTAAGCGTCATCTGATGAGCCAAACATATCAGATGAAGCGACATATCTCTACAGCAAACGAGCTATCTGCTAGGAGTTGCACGCATCAGTCCAAACCAACGACATGCAAGCAAGCTAGCTACACATATCGAACCATGCATCAAGTACGTCAGATTCAGTGTTAACCGGTAAAACAAATAAACTATTAGTAGCTCCTATACAAGTCATGGAATATTCAGATCTACAAATAAATCACCTGAGGATCGATATATCTACTAGCTAGCTAAAATTAAATTGAACACACCTGAATTCACAAAGTTAATAATCAGAGGAAGCATCTAATAATTAATAAACATGTAATGCAAGAACAATAAATGCCAATTAATTCCTCCAAATTAATTTTCTAGTAATAACTGGTGATTGATTAACTTAATCCATCTGATGTGTTTTGCTACCTCCTCTCCCTACTACACACGTACGTTGCTGGCTGAAAAACCCTAAGTACGTACACGCGCGCGCTGCTTCCTCTTCCCATTCAACCCGCACGTGCGATATGCATGATCCATATTGTGTATTGCATGCACGATGCATCGCAGGCTCGATGATTTGCAGCAATGGCGGATTTGGACTTgttggatcgatcgatctcatggCTTCCACGCGCTCGCCCACACGACAGGCTGCTCCTTCCACGCAAGGAACGCtccggcagcagcggcgccggcggcgtcgtccgTGGCACCGCCGGCGTCCCGCATCGACCAGCCCTCCTTGTACCGCCGGAGAAGCGACCGCACGTCGTCGGCGACGTCCTCGCTGAATGCCGCCGGCGAGAACCCCGCCGACCGCATGCGCCGCGCCCACGACGCGGCGGTCTCCCGGCGCTCGGCGGACTGGGAGGCCGGGCATGACACGAGGTCGACGATGGCACGGCCGACCGCCCTCTCCAGTGACAGCCTCTCGTTGCTTGTCTTGGGGAAGCTCTCCTCCAGCGAGTCCATGTACGCCGAGAAGAAGCGGAGGCCCTCGCCGAACACCTTGACGAACGCGGCGTCGGTGTCGGCCTCCGACGACGCGTccgcctccggcgccgccaggtcggcctcctcctccacgacgGTGACCACGCGCGGCTCCAGGCGCCGGAGCGACGCCACGAACGCGTCGCGCCCCCGCGCGACCCCGCGCAGCGCGTTTACGCAGttgacggcgagcgcggcggtggcgccgccctcGCGGAGGTCCAGCGCGGCGAGGTCGAGGTCGGCCAGGTCCCCCGAGTGGTGCACGGCGCGGAAGCTGAACGGGACGCCCATCAGCCGCGCGAACTTCTCGAGGCGCTGCCCGATCTCCCGCATCACGCGCTGCGcggccgccgacggcgccgccgtgggcACGACGGTGGTGATGGACAGGTGCGGCGTGTCGTCCGAGGACCGGGTGGCCAGCGCCTCCAGGAGGGTCGGCCACTGCGTGCAGAACGTGTTGCTCAGGTCGAGGATGTGCagccgcgtcggcggcgtcgacgatgaagacgacgaggaggaggaggcggcggcgcccgccgccgcggcctccaggAACGACTCGAGTATGGCGCCGTTGGCGGCGACGTGCCCGAACGGCGTCCACGGGCTGAGCTCCTGGAACTTGAGCGCCGTGCGGCGCGTGGAGTCGAACGACGCGTTCCGGTCCGACGCGGTGGCGAGCGTCCGCAGCGTGCGCGGGCCGGAGGTGGTGAGCCGCGCGAAGAGGCCCTGCAGGAAGTAGGAGGCCAGCTTCTGGTCGACGTCGCCGTACGGCGAGGCCAGCTCGTTGAGCATCCACATGAGCTGCTGCACGCGCTGGCTGTCGCGCCccgccaccgcgcgcgcgcactcCATCAGCAGCTGCGCCGCCCAcctccccgacgacgacggcgctgccccggcgccggcgccagcaCCGGACGACGACGGAACGGCCGGAGAGCCGCCGAAGTCGAGGCTGATATCAACCTGCGGGAACGAGAAGTCCGCCGCCTCAAACAGCCCGTGCCCGCCCGCGGacgacgtcgtcgccgacggaggaggaggcaccggcgccgacgacggcgcgccCGTTCCCGAGTGGAActggcgggaggaagacgaggaggagaagtCTTCATCCATGTAAAACTGGTGGCCGTTGCCGCATTCTTCTAGGTacgccgccggctgctgctcCTCCGCGTAGTAgtaccctccgccgccgcctccaccaccctgGTAATAGTAGTTGGTGTTGCTATTATTGTTGTAGTGGGAGTGGGAGTGGTGGTAGTAGGTGTGGTTGTGGGTGTggtgggaggagggggagctgGTGCTCCCTCGCGAGGAGGGGTACGACTTGTGCGGCTGgtccggcggcgacggtgaggccgcgtgctggtggtggtgatggtggtggaggCTAACCAACCTGAAGAGGGTATCCATCTAGACCTAAGACACCTGCAGTAGTAGTAGCCAACATATGGCCGGGGTGCAAACTGCAGTGCAGTGTAGTAGCTACTCACTGGCTACCACCATACAGCACAGCAGCTACTACAACAATCTTTCTCACCTCACTACACTGTCCTGCAACAACTGATCATCGATGGATGCAAAGGGGATCTAAACTAGCTAGTTGTGTTGTGTTTACCATGCAATGCAAATGAGTGAAATGGTGGTGACATGGGGTTATAAACATGCAAAGGGAAGCAAACCAACAATCTACTTGGCTTGCTACTTGTGATGTGAAATGGTAGGAGCACAGCTTGGTCAATTCTGAGGagcctgctgggccggcccccATCTATTATTCTTTTTATCCCACTGGCTCTCTCACCCTCTATCTGTctctctgcttttttttttgtgggaccGAGGAGGGAGGGAAGAGTGCTGTTGTTATTGGGGGATTTTCTAGCAACCGCTTTTACTGGGtgcgagagagaaagaggggactCTTCTCTTCTTTGCAGGTAGCGATCTCCTCTTATCGTGGCTTTGGCTCCTTCAGCTTTGGTAAAGGGATAAAGTGGTGACAGTAGGATTATGCACGACAGACACACAGACAGACATATACTAGCCGGCACTAATACGTATACGGACGACTAGAAGCATTTGAAAATTCTTCCTTGTCGCTATCTGCCTCTCCTTATGCCCTtggtatatattatttttacaatTGAGACACGACCTCTTTCGGTTGATCTCCATATTACCTAAAGAGCCACGGTAAGCGCTAACAGTACTTTCTACATTTTTTCATATCTATCCGGTGCCTATAAGTGAAGAGCAAGTTTAGTATGGCCAGCTATgggctctaaatcatctatagttaatTCTAATAGTCAAGTCATATAATggttagctataaacatatactacacaattaatacctagtcccatCTATCATACAcatgtcactggtggagaaaccatccttcgtcggtcggccgaattccacaatagtcccggttgcaataaaaaccagggctaaagatgatctttagtcccggttaaaaagggtaacggccatatttgatctttagtcccggttggtaagatcatctttagtcctggttcaaatgctgtcagggcttgtcaggcccccctgggatctttagtcccggttggttacgctgagactaaagatcccggggatctttagccccggttcataacactaaccgggactaaagtcccacccctatatatatgtcttcttcctcctccagctgcccgagcaagcttcaaaatttcttcaaaaaagaggggaggtcatgccaaaatttctagtgaatttattttggtgattatatacaaatcggaggtgcctaaaaggttagcaacttcatcctccaatgttttttttgtcatattacatttggagctatgttttgcacacttttttgtctccaaaatttagttgtaagttgatgagagagaaaatttgtgtgggggaagaaagaatatatagaaatttagtttatttgctaaagaaggtttttataaaatagttgagaaggaaaaatatagtgaaagttaatcttaaataatagaaaacaaactaaaatgaaaattaaaagaagtacaacacattaatattagtttaaa
Coding sequences:
- the LOC9269685 gene encoding protein SHORT-ROOT 2; its protein translation is MDTLFRLVSLHHHHHHQHAASPSPPDQPHKSYPSSRGSTSSPSSHHTHNHTYYHHSHSHYNNNSNTNYYYQGGGGGGGGYYYAEEQQPAAYLEECGNGHQFYMDEDFSSSSSSRQFHSGTGAPSSAPVPPPPSATTSSAGGHGLFEAADFSFPQVDISLDFGGSPAVPSSSGAGAGAGAAPSSSGRWAAQLLMECARAVAGRDSQRVQQLMWMLNELASPYGDVDQKLASYFLQGLFARLTTSGPRTLRTLATASDRNASFDSTRRTALKFQELSPWTPFGHVAANGAILESFLEAAAAGAAASSSSSSSSSTPPTRLHILDLSNTFCTQWPTLLEALATRSSDDTPHLSITTVVPTAAPSAAAQRVMREIGQRLEKFARLMGVPFSFRAVHHSGDLADLDLAALDLREGGATAALAVNCVNALRGVARGRDAFVASLRRLEPRVVTVVEEEADLAAPEADASSEADTDAAFVKVFGEGLRFFSAYMDSLEESFPKTSNERLSLERAVGRAIVDLVSCPASQSAERRETAASWARRMRSAGFSPAAFSEDVADDVRSLLRRYKEGWSMRDAGGATDDAAGAAAAGAFLAWKEQPVVWASAWKP